From the genome of Flavobacterium ovatum, one region includes:
- a CDS encoding glycoside hydrolase family 2 TIM barrel-domain containing protein: MKIYKIFAISCFVSLLFFSNAKAQQTAENTQTTIKYLSGTGKDDMVLWDFYCSDGMQSGKWAKIGVPSCWELQGFGAYNYGHDKRDTDRKIHDEYGLYKHQFLVPKEWKNKELKIVFEGVMTDAEVKINGKLAGEIHQGAFYEFKYSITNLVKYGAENLLEVKVNKVSANKSINAAERDADFWIFGGIFRPVSLEVLPKDHIERVAIDAKANGEIKTALVISSKKAEKVSVVLADISGKKLQDLTITDFKKENGNWTISTKAVNIKSWNPEKPRMYQLQMSLLDKNGATLHTKIEKIGFRTIEVRESDGIYVNGKQIKFKGVNRHSFYPTSGRTTSKELSIEHVKMMKDMNMNAVRMSHYPPDKHFLQVCDSLGLFVIDEMCTWHTPYLDTKVGQKIIKEMLVRDVNHPSIVLWANGNETGWNTALDNDFAKWDIQKREVIHPWNIFRKTNTMHYPNYHVFAYDGPAKDKIYFPTEFLHGLYDGGHGAGLDDYWKQMWNMPLAAGGFLWDFADEGVIRTDKNNEIDFDGNHAPDGIVGPYGEKEGSYFTIKEVWSPIAIADRFIRDDFSGIFQVENRYHFTNLNECVMTAKWVQFNGPNEKIEFKVLSQSNVKLPNLEPNEKGTFSVEKPQNWKSADALYLTATDPHGKELFTWSYPVKTPEKLNSERSIAEIKGIVSSEIKNEQILVTANNKTFKFSKTTGLLQEVIANGKLIPLNEGPIILGHKGKIDTVFVKKSDTKTEVIALFKKNKKYYKWDENTETTQDYIKWTIHPNGLVDLKVEMRSQKKVTGYMGISFSFPEQEVNGMKWLGDGPYRVWRNRMKGTKFNVWENDYNNTVTGESGFVYPEFKGFFSSLYWMKLKGNNNNGFTVYCKSDATFLRMLTPKQPVDPQKGATVKDFPVGDISFVKNIPAIGTKFQEAERTGPQGNPENIFGNDDEPIIIDLTFEF, encoded by the coding sequence ATGAAAATATATAAAATTTTTGCAATTAGCTGTTTCGTTAGTTTGCTTTTTTTCTCGAATGCGAAGGCACAACAAACTGCTGAAAATACACAAACAACCATAAAATACCTGTCTGGAACGGGTAAAGACGATATGGTACTATGGGATTTTTATTGTTCGGATGGAATGCAAAGTGGTAAATGGGCAAAAATAGGCGTTCCCTCTTGTTGGGAATTACAAGGTTTTGGAGCCTATAACTATGGACACGACAAAAGAGATACAGACCGAAAAATACATGATGAATACGGATTGTATAAACACCAATTTTTGGTTCCGAAGGAATGGAAAAACAAAGAGCTTAAAATCGTTTTTGAAGGTGTAATGACTGATGCCGAAGTGAAAATAAATGGCAAACTGGCGGGCGAAATTCATCAAGGAGCTTTTTATGAATTCAAATATTCGATTACCAATTTGGTAAAATATGGTGCGGAAAATCTTTTGGAAGTAAAAGTGAATAAAGTCTCTGCCAATAAATCAATTAACGCTGCTGAACGAGATGCAGATTTTTGGATTTTTGGTGGAATTTTCAGGCCCGTTTCTCTTGAAGTACTACCAAAAGACCATATTGAAAGAGTGGCTATTGATGCAAAAGCAAATGGTGAAATAAAGACAGCGCTGGTAATTTCTTCGAAAAAGGCAGAGAAAGTAAGTGTTGTTCTTGCTGATATTTCAGGAAAAAAACTGCAAGATTTGACCATTACTGATTTCAAAAAAGAGAATGGTAATTGGACTATTTCAACTAAAGCAGTTAACATAAAATCGTGGAATCCAGAGAAACCAAGGATGTACCAACTTCAAATGAGTTTGTTAGATAAAAATGGAGCTACCTTACATACTAAAATTGAAAAAATTGGCTTTCGAACAATCGAAGTCCGTGAAAGTGACGGAATTTATGTGAATGGAAAACAGATAAAATTCAAAGGCGTAAACAGACATTCTTTTTATCCAACTTCGGGTAGAACCACTTCAAAAGAGTTGAGTATTGAGCACGTTAAAATGATGAAGGATATGAATATGAACGCGGTTCGTATGTCGCATTATCCGCCAGACAAACACTTCTTGCAGGTCTGTGATTCGCTAGGTTTGTTTGTAATTGATGAAATGTGTACTTGGCATACCCCCTATTTGGATACGAAAGTAGGACAAAAAATCATCAAAGAAATGCTAGTTCGAGATGTAAATCATCCTTCGATTGTATTGTGGGCAAATGGAAATGAAACCGGTTGGAACACAGCATTAGACAATGATTTTGCAAAATGGGACATTCAAAAAAGAGAGGTAATACATCCTTGGAATATCTTCAGAAAAACAAATACGATGCACTATCCTAACTATCATGTTTTTGCTTATGATGGCCCTGCAAAGGACAAAATTTATTTTCCAACGGAGTTTTTACACGGTTTATATGATGGCGGTCACGGAGCTGGTTTGGATGATTATTGGAAACAAATGTGGAATATGCCATTGGCAGCTGGAGGTTTTTTATGGGATTTTGCAGATGAAGGAGTCATTCGAACCGACAAAAATAACGAAATTGATTTTGATGGAAATCACGCACCCGACGGAATTGTAGGTCCTTATGGAGAAAAAGAAGGTAGTTACTTCACCATTAAAGAAGTTTGGTCGCCAATAGCAATTGCAGACCGTTTTATACGAGATGATTTTTCAGGGATTTTTCAGGTGGAAAACAGGTACCACTTTACCAATCTTAACGAATGTGTGATGACGGCTAAATGGGTGCAGTTTAATGGTCCAAATGAAAAAATTGAATTTAAAGTATTGTCACAAAGTAATGTAAAATTACCAAATCTAGAACCTAACGAAAAAGGTACTTTCTCAGTAGAAAAACCACAAAATTGGAAATCGGCTGATGCACTTTATTTAACAGCGACAGATCCACACGGAAAGGAACTATTCACCTGGTCGTATCCTGTAAAAACGCCTGAAAAATTAAATTCAGAAAGAAGTATTGCAGAAATTAAAGGAATCGTTTCTTCTGAAATTAAAAACGAACAGATTCTGGTAACTGCTAATAATAAGACTTTTAAATTTTCTAAAACTACCGGTTTATTGCAAGAAGTGATTGCTAATGGAAAGCTAATTCCGTTAAACGAAGGGCCAATTATTTTAGGTCATAAAGGGAAAATCGATACGGTTTTTGTGAAAAAGTCTGATACTAAAACAGAAGTTATCGCTTTGTTTAAAAAGAATAAAAAGTACTATAAATGGGATGAAAATACCGAAACGACGCAAGATTATATAAAGTGGACAATACACCCGAATGGTTTGGTTGATTTGAAAGTCGAAATGAGAAGTCAGAAGAAAGTAACGGGTTATATGGGTATTTCATTTTCTTTTCCTGAACAAGAAGTCAACGGCATGAAATGGTTGGGTGATGGTCCTTACCGAGTTTGGCGAAACAGGATGAAAGGAACTAAATTCAACGTTTGGGAAAACGACTATAACAATACCGTTACGGGTGAATCGGGTTTTGTATATCCTGAATTCAAAGGATTCTTCTCTAGTTTATATTGGATGAAACTAAAAGGAAACAACAACAATGGTTTTACGGTTTATTGCAAATCTGATGCAACTTTTTTACGAATGTTGACACCAAAACAACCAGTAGACCCACAAAAAGGAGCAACAGTCAAAGATTTTCCTGTGGGAGATATATCGTTTGTAAAAAATATTCCTGCTATAGGTACCAAATTCCAAGAAGCAGAGAGAACAGGTCCGCAAGGAAATCCCGAAAATATTTTCGGTAATGATGACGAGCCTATAATTATAGATTTAACTTTTGAATTTTAA
- a CDS encoding glycoside hydrolase family 2 TIM barrel-domain containing protein, which yields MQKFTALFLILILNSYASLAQNLPISKNQKTEIHYLSGTDKDHLVDWDFFCSDGRKSGKWTSIGVPSCWEQKGFGTYNYGSDDSDKRAKEFGLYKHTFKVPKDWNNKEVQIVFEGVMTDAEVKINGKLAGEIHQGAFYEFKYAISKLLKYGKDNVLEVKVNKVSANASINFAEREADFWVFGGIYRPVYLQVFPKDNIERVAIDAKADGTIAADLFTTSQKASSVQMFLSDSNGKKIQDLKVEKATQSKDKWTVTTKANGIKTWNPEFPNLYTLNIEILNNKKQVLHAVSKRIGFRTVKIVEGDGIYVNGERIKFKGVNRHSFHPSSGRTTSKKISIDDVKMMKDMNMNAVRMSHYPPDVHFLEVCDSLGLFVIDEVCTWHNPILDTKVARKLVKETVVRDVNHPSILLWANGNEQGWNTEVDDDYTKWDIQKREVIHPWSIFKKTNTIHYSPYHSLVNDSYSMEKILFPTEFLHGLYDGGHGAGLDDYWNLMWNTPLSAGGFLWDFADEGIERTDRNNEIDLQGNKAADGIVGPYGEKEASYFTIKEIWSPIYIEDRFITNDFNGVFRLENRYHYTNLDQCKMTAKWLKFDGPEGKSRPKVMAEGIVKMPSLNPAEKGKFTVELPQNWKSADALHLTATDPYGKEIFTWTYPVSTPKQLNSPLIDYAVGGNLLSETKDNSIKVVANKMTYVFSETTGLLQKVMKGSKVIPLNNGPIILSQKDKIENVTVQNLKDKVEITVTFEKAVKSPSWSTIKEYGKDIIKWTVHSNGLLDVKVEFKGFRNLKEYRGITFSFPEKEVAGMKWLGDGPYRVWRNRMKGTKFQVWENDYNNTITGESGFVYPEFKGFFSSVYWTKLKGKDDNGFTVYCHSTHTYLRMLTPDKPQEDKNGRLSPKFPVGDISFVKNIPGIGTKFQDPDTMGPHGNSEHFFGNDDEPITIDLTFEF from the coding sequence ATGCAAAAGTTTACAGCATTGTTCCTAATTTTAATTCTGAATAGCTATGCATCACTGGCTCAGAATCTACCTATTTCTAAAAATCAAAAAACTGAGATTCATTATTTATCAGGTACCGATAAAGATCATTTAGTAGATTGGGATTTCTTTTGTTCAGATGGAAGAAAAAGTGGCAAATGGACGTCAATTGGAGTACCATCTTGTTGGGAGCAAAAAGGATTTGGAACCTATAATTATGGTAGTGACGATTCAGATAAAAGAGCAAAGGAATTTGGCTTGTACAAACACACCTTTAAAGTTCCGAAAGACTGGAATAATAAAGAGGTACAAATCGTATTTGAAGGCGTAATGACCGATGCCGAAGTTAAAATCAATGGAAAGTTAGCTGGAGAAATTCACCAAGGTGCCTTCTATGAATTTAAATATGCTATTAGCAAATTATTAAAATATGGAAAAGACAATGTCTTGGAAGTAAAAGTAAACAAAGTATCGGCTAATGCATCCATCAATTTTGCAGAACGTGAAGCTGATTTTTGGGTTTTTGGTGGAATATACAGACCTGTGTACTTGCAAGTTTTTCCAAAAGATAACATAGAACGTGTGGCTATTGATGCAAAAGCAGACGGAACTATTGCTGCCGATCTTTTTACTACCTCTCAAAAAGCTAGTTCAGTTCAAATGTTCTTATCGGATAGTAATGGAAAAAAAATTCAAGATTTAAAGGTTGAAAAAGCAACGCAATCAAAAGACAAATGGACGGTGACAACCAAGGCCAACGGGATAAAAACTTGGAATCCAGAGTTCCCCAATTTATACACTTTAAATATTGAAATCCTTAATAATAAGAAACAAGTTCTACATGCTGTAAGCAAACGAATTGGTTTTAGAACGGTAAAAATTGTTGAAGGGGATGGTATTTATGTAAATGGCGAGCGAATTAAATTTAAAGGTGTCAATCGCCACTCGTTTCATCCTTCTTCGGGACGTACCACTTCAAAAAAGATTAGTATTGATGATGTAAAAATGATGAAAGATATGAATATGAATGCGGTGCGTATGTCTCATTATCCGCCAGATGTTCATTTTCTAGAAGTATGTGACTCTTTGGGATTGTTTGTTATTGATGAAGTTTGTACTTGGCACAACCCAATATTGGACACAAAAGTAGCCCGTAAACTAGTAAAAGAGACTGTCGTTCGTGATGTAAATCACCCGTCCATTTTACTTTGGGCAAATGGTAATGAGCAAGGTTGGAACACAGAAGTTGATGATGACTATACAAAATGGGATATTCAAAAACGTGAGGTTATTCACCCTTGGAGCATCTTCAAAAAAACAAATACGATTCATTACAGCCCTTACCATTCTTTGGTAAACGATTCCTATTCGATGGAGAAAATTTTGTTTCCAACCGAATTTCTACACGGGTTATACGATGGCGGACATGGAGCTGGTTTGGATGATTATTGGAATCTAATGTGGAATACTCCCTTAAGCGCAGGAGGATTTCTTTGGGATTTTGCAGATGAAGGAATCGAAAGAACAGATAGAAATAACGAAATTGATTTGCAAGGAAATAAAGCCGCTGACGGAATTGTAGGCCCTTATGGCGAAAAAGAAGCGAGTTATTTTACAATTAAAGAGATTTGGTCGCCAATTTATATCGAAGATAGATTTATTACCAATGATTTTAATGGCGTTTTTAGATTAGAAAACAGGTACCACTACACCAATTTGGACCAATGTAAAATGACTGCAAAGTGGTTGAAATTTGATGGGCCAGAAGGAAAATCAAGACCAAAAGTAATGGCAGAAGGAATTGTAAAAATGCCAAGTCTAAATCCAGCTGAAAAAGGGAAGTTTACGGTTGAACTACCTCAAAATTGGAAATCGGCAGACGCACTACATTTGACCGCAACAGACCCTTACGGTAAAGAAATTTTTACTTGGACTTATCCTGTTTCAACACCAAAACAGCTGAATTCGCCTTTAATTGATTATGCAGTTGGTGGAAATTTATTGTCCGAAACTAAAGATAATTCGATAAAAGTTGTGGCTAATAAAATGACCTATGTTTTCTCTGAAACGACTGGCTTACTTCAAAAAGTAATGAAAGGTTCTAAGGTTATTCCGCTAAACAATGGTCCAATTATTTTAAGTCAAAAAGACAAAATAGAAAATGTTACGGTTCAAAATCTAAAAGATAAAGTAGAAATTACAGTCACTTTTGAAAAAGCAGTCAAATCCCCATCTTGGTCAACCATTAAAGAATATGGCAAAGACATCATTAAATGGACCGTGCATTCCAATGGATTACTGGATGTAAAAGTGGAATTTAAAGGTTTTAGAAACTTAAAAGAGTATAGAGGAATTACATTTTCGTTTCCAGAAAAAGAAGTCGCAGGAATGAAATGGCTTGGCGATGGTCCTTATCGTGTGTGGCGAAACCGCATGAAAGGAACTAAATTTCAGGTTTGGGAAAATGATTATAATAATACCATAACTGGAGAATCTGGTTTTGTATATCCTGAATTTAAAGGATTTTTCTCTAGTGTCTACTGGACAAAATTAAAAGGGAAAGACGATAATGGTTTTACGGTCTATTGTCATTCGACGCACACTTATTTACGAATGCTAACTCCAGATAAACCGCAGGAAGATAAAAATGGAAGATTGAGTCCTAAATTCCCCGTAGGTGATATTTCATTCGTAAAAAATATTCCGGGAATTGGTACAAAGTTTCAAGATCCAGATACGATGGGGCCACACGGAAACTCGGAACATTTTTTCGGTAATGATGATGAGCCTATTACTATCGACCTGACTTTTGAATTTTAA